One segment of Clostridium ljungdahlii DSM 13528 DNA contains the following:
- a CDS encoding ABC transporter substrate-binding protein, translating into MKKISKILILLLIVCIFGACGKSTTSTSTTTADSNKKITVTDGLGRKIELSKPAKKVLTNYAVATQILCALGEQNNILGIDGKVMKNPLGSSPKAGASKSSATKDANELNVEQVAAAKPDLVIIQKKNKQVVPSLEKANIKVFVVNAEGLDELKATVKNLGIVTGKEKKADEFIDYYTKKLDSINNKLKGIDQKNKPKVYMAGGSMYLTPGKNMFQNSFIELGGGINVAGPLSKSAKWSEISAEQLISWNPDIIILTQYSAVKPQDVLNNDGLKDVNAVKNKKVYLIPSKMSSWDMPCPQTILGIMWLNTKTNPEVFKDTNITKEVDDFYQKFYGTTYTKLGGTLD; encoded by the coding sequence ATGAAAAAAATATCTAAAATTTTAATTCTATTATTAATAGTGTGTATCTTTGGAGCTTGTGGAAAAAGCACGACTTCTACAAGTACAACTACTGCAGATAGCAATAAAAAAATTACTGTTACTGATGGATTAGGAAGAAAAATAGAGTTATCCAAGCCAGCTAAAAAGGTGCTAACTAATTATGCTGTAGCAACACAGATATTGTGTGCCTTAGGGGAACAAAATAATATTTTAGGTATAGATGGAAAGGTTATGAAAAATCCATTAGGTTCTTCACCAAAAGCAGGTGCAAGTAAATCGTCTGCTACTAAAGATGCTAATGAGTTAAATGTGGAACAAGTAGCAGCTGCTAAACCAGATCTTGTTATTATACAAAAAAAGAACAAACAGGTTGTACCAAGCCTTGAAAAAGCTAATATTAAAGTTTTTGTTGTGAATGCAGAGGGTCTTGATGAATTAAAAGCTACTGTGAAAAATTTAGGAATAGTTACTGGTAAAGAAAAAAAGGCAGATGAATTTATAGATTATTATACAAAAAAGTTAGATTCTATTAATAATAAACTTAAAGGTATAGATCAAAAAAATAAGCCTAAAGTATATATGGCAGGAGGAAGTATGTATTTAACTCCAGGAAAGAATATGTTTCAAAACTCATTTATTGAATTAGGCGGTGGAATAAATGTGGCAGGTCCTTTAAGTAAAAGTGCTAAGTGGAGTGAAATATCTGCAGAGCAGTTAATTAGCTGGAACCCTGATATAATAATTCTTACACAATATTCTGCAGTAAAACCTCAGGATGTACTTAATAATGATGGTTTAAAAGATGTAAATGCTGTGAAAAATAAAAAAGTTTATTTGATACCTTCAAAAATGAGTTCATGGGATATGCCTTGCCCGCAGACGATTTTAGGAATAATGTGGTTAAATACAAAAACAAATCCTGAAGTATTTAAAGATACAAACATAACAAAAGAAGTAGATGATTTTTATCAAAAATTTTATGGAACTACTTATACAAAGCTTGGTGGTACTTTAGATTAA
- a CDS encoding ABC transporter ATP-binding protein, with product MKLEIKNVSCGYSTKVVVKDISMSVSSGEILCLLGPNGVGKTTFFKTILGFLKLKGGEILLDGENIHNWSRKQLAKNIGYVPQAHTPPFPYKVFDVVLMGRTAHLSMFSSPTKEDKDIAEEAIDILNISYLKDKIYTEISGGERQMVLIARALAQSPKMLIMDEPTSNLDFGNQIRVLNQIKKLSKRGLAVVMTSHYPNHAFICSTKVAFMQRNNVFTVGNVDEVVTEDMLKEAYGIDVKIISVPNSNGEEIKACVPVIN from the coding sequence ATGAAGTTAGAAATAAAAAATGTTAGTTGTGGTTATAGTACAAAAGTGGTTGTAAAAGATATATCCATGAGTGTGAGTTCAGGAGAAATATTGTGCCTATTGGGACCAAACGGTGTAGGTAAAACTACTTTTTTTAAGACTATATTGGGTTTTTTAAAGCTTAAAGGTGGAGAAATACTCTTGGATGGAGAAAATATACATAACTGGTCTAGAAAACAGCTGGCTAAAAATATTGGGTATGTACCACAGGCTCATACACCTCCTTTTCCCTACAAAGTTTTTGATGTAGTATTGATGGGCAGAACTGCCCATCTTTCAATGTTTTCTTCTCCTACAAAAGAGGACAAAGATATTGCTGAGGAGGCTATAGATATCTTAAATATATCCTATTTAAAAGACAAGATATATACGGAAATAAGCGGTGGGGAAAGACAAATGGTCTTAATTGCCAGGGCACTTGCACAATCTCCTAAAATGCTTATAATGGATGAACCAACTTCTAATTTGGACTTCGGAAATCAAATTAGAGTATTGAATCAAATAAAAAAGCTTTCTAAAAGAGGACTAGCAGTTGTTATGACGTCACATTATCCTAATCATGCATTTATATGCTCTACGAAAGTAGCGTTTATGCAAAGAAACAATGTATTTACAGTAGGTAATGTAGATGAAGTTGTTACAGAAGATATGCTTAAAGAAGCATATGGTATTGATGTAAAGATTATTAGCGTACCTAATTCAAATGGAGAAGAGATTAAAGCTTGTGTACCCGTGATCAATTAA
- a CDS encoding ABC transporter substrate-binding protein, with protein sequence MLEEDVSIRKTNFLAHIVCPMQQIFRRNFQMKLNEYKRLTGKTFKCHIAVGCGGSDKYDDIWKVKSIEDFPDIVASVTFGNFFRKDFIEKFVYKGYFKSVIEKNANEDFVRAGLEDPDGNYSVYSVFPLVMLVDKNKLGNLPMPKKWSDLLKPIYKNNIIVSGSQKGIGELLPLYIYKDYAEKGLQMLAANIKEGWHASKMSKVAGTLNNEGAAIYVLSWFFAKVCPRKEYVSVVWPEDGAIAEPIYMLVKKSKINELKEIINFITGSEYGQKCASYYFPSANAAIDNNLPQNASFKWLGWEYIKRNDIYEVKEHVRDKIMQYYKLKNRVEGGFKNET encoded by the coding sequence ATGTTGGAAGAAGACGTATCCATAAGAAAAACTAATTTTTTAGCTCATATTGTATGTCCTATGCAGCAAATCTTCAGAAGAAACTTTCAAATGAAACTTAACGAATATAAAAGATTAACAGGCAAAACATTCAAGTGCCATATAGCTGTTGGATGTGGTGGAAGTGATAAGTATGATGATATCTGGAAGGTAAAAAGTATAGAAGACTTTCCTGACATTGTAGCTTCTGTTACATTTGGAAACTTTTTTAGAAAGGATTTCATAGAGAAATTTGTTTACAAGGGATATTTTAAATCAGTAATAGAAAAAAATGCAAATGAGGACTTTGTAAGAGCAGGACTAGAAGACCCTGATGGTAATTATTCAGTTTATTCTGTATTTCCGCTTGTAATGCTTGTAGACAAGAACAAATTGGGTAACCTTCCAATGCCGAAAAAATGGAGTGATCTTTTAAAGCCTATATATAAAAATAACATAATTGTTTCAGGATCACAAAAAGGTATAGGAGAGCTCCTTCCTCTGTACATATATAAAGATTATGCTGAAAAAGGACTTCAAATGTTGGCAGCTAACATAAAGGAAGGGTGGCATGCTTCAAAAATGTCTAAAGTAGCAGGAACTTTAAATAATGAAGGGGCTGCAATATATGTGCTTTCATGGTTTTTTGCTAAAGTGTGTCCAAGAAAGGAGTATGTTTCTGTAGTTTGGCCTGAAGATGGAGCAATTGCAGAGCCTATATATATGCTTGTAAAAAAGTCAAAAATTAATGAACTGAAGGAAATAATAAATTTTATTACAGGGAGTGAATATGGGCAAAAATGCGCTTCATATTATTTTCCTTCGGCAAATGCTGCAATAGATAATAATTTACCCCAGAATGCGTCTTTTAAGTGGTTAGGGTGGGAGTATATTAAGCGCAATGACATTTATGAGGTAAAAGAACATGTAAGAGATAAAATTATGCAGTACTACAAATTAAAAAATAGGGTTGAGGGGGGATTTAAAAATGAAACGTAG
- a CDS encoding ABC transporter substrate-binding protein, with protein MKRRISKRAIVVVMAIVFVLIMFFGCGNKKSSAVSETEKVSITDMAERNVKIPANINKVLSVSPATTTAVYMLAPEKLVGWNMKFSPDNAKYILKKYQKLPMVGSWSGKNDINYETYISMKPDIVMDNSENNSITKVRQQKLGNIPVVVVHDLDTQNFVPYITFMGKVLGAKQKADKLISFYNNVKKEVESKVSNIPDEQKVKVYYAEGPKGLQTDYDSGPSAFKTNYASLKNNQHTQLIYLCGGLNIARGTGINNTSEVSIEKVLQWNPDVIITNNPQFYKSVYSDSSWQNVKAVKEHRIYLTPTKPFNWVDRPPGINTIIGIPWTAKMLYPDKFKDMDLNKLTKEFYSEFYHVNLTDSDINVLLNNQQ; from the coding sequence ATGAAACGTAGGATAAGTAAAAGAGCTATAGTAGTTGTTATGGCTATAGTATTTGTCCTAATTATGTTTTTTGGATGTGGAAATAAAAAAAGTTCTGCAGTCAGTGAAACAGAAAAAGTAAGTATTACAGATATGGCAGAAAGAAACGTTAAAATTCCAGCTAATATAAACAAGGTACTGTCAGTATCTCCTGCTACTACAACAGCAGTATACATGCTTGCTCCTGAAAAGTTGGTAGGCTGGAATATGAAATTTTCACCAGATAATGCAAAATACATACTCAAAAAATATCAAAAACTTCCTATGGTAGGTTCTTGGTCTGGGAAAAATGATATCAATTATGAGACATATATATCCATGAAGCCAGATATAGTTATGGATAACTCTGAAAATAATTCTATAACTAAGGTGAGGCAGCAAAAACTTGGAAACATACCTGTGGTAGTTGTACATGATTTGGATACTCAAAATTTTGTCCCATACATTACATTTATGGGAAAGGTTTTAGGAGCAAAGCAAAAGGCAGACAAATTGATATCTTTTTATAACAATGTAAAGAAAGAAGTAGAGAGTAAAGTTTCAAATATACCAGATGAACAGAAAGTAAAGGTCTATTATGCTGAAGGACCTAAAGGCTTACAAACTGATTATGATTCAGGACCATCAGCTTTTAAAACCAATTATGCTAGTTTAAAAAACAATCAACACACTCAACTTATATATCTTTGTGGAGGACTAAATATTGCAAGGGGCACTGGAATTAATAACACCTCAGAAGTTTCAATAGAAAAGGTACTCCAGTGGAATCCAGACGTTATTATAACAAATAATCCTCAATTTTATAAAAGTGTTTACTCTGACAGTTCCTGGCAAAATGTAAAAGCTGTAAAGGAACATAGAATATATTTAACACCTACAAAACCTTTTAATTGGGTTGACAGACCACCAGGAATTAATACAATAATAGGAATACCATGGACAGCTAAAATGTTGTATCCTGATAAATTCAAGGATATGGATTTAAATAAACTTACCAAAGAATTTTATTCAGAATTTTATCATGTGAACCTTACTGATAGTGATATTAATGTTTTGCTTAATAATCAACAATAA
- a CDS encoding ABC transporter substrate-binding protein, whose amino-acid sequence MITGKEFGGECAEGCCLSLNPCVDNELPKNAKFKWIGWNYIKSNDMCKLKNYLNSIFINSINSNTL is encoded by the coding sequence TTGATTACAGGAAAAGAATTTGGAGGCGAATGTGCAGAAGGCTGCTGTCTGTCACTAAATCCTTGTGTAGATAACGAACTCCCTAAAAATGCAAAATTCAAGTGGATTGGTTGGAATTATATTAAATCCAATGATATGTGTAAACTAAAGAATTATTTAAATTCTATTTTTATTAACAGCATAAATTCAAATACCCTTTAA
- a CDS encoding ABC transporter substrate-binding protein, with translation MFKKLKTNNLIILLVVLCMILVTGITGCENKSSSSSVNSNKQSQSTKTIVDMDGNSVKVPVKVTKVATSWPGFCNALFTVSGRNNKIVATSPAIKKSYPWAIKLYPQLKNISYPFNGETTNIEQLVKSKPDIAFLRKGDSVQKVKEAGIPVVMIDYKHNSIEDIINSVVITGKVLGENEYKKAEQYKDYFNKNISRVSSITSKIPENERPKVIYLSVQNQSISVWGRNMPQNETINMVGAINEAANEVDGYKEVSMEQMLKWDPDEIIVDGNLKKSKVAKNPSWSQLKAVKDNKVFVSPSGVFSWARLGTESALQLLWMAKNIYPQKFQDIDIGKETKYFYKNFFEYELKDNEVKEILNCENPI, from the coding sequence ATGTTTAAAAAATTAAAAACAAACAATTTAATTATATTATTAGTTGTTTTATGCATGATTTTAGTTACAGGTATTACGGGTTGTGAAAATAAGAGTTCGTCTTCAAGTGTAAACTCAAATAAACAATCACAAAGCACTAAAACTATTGTAGACATGGATGGAAATTCAGTTAAGGTTCCTGTGAAGGTTACTAAAGTGGCAACTTCTTGGCCTGGATTTTGTAATGCACTTTTTACAGTTAGTGGCAGAAATAATAAAATAGTTGCAACATCTCCTGCTATTAAGAAAAGCTATCCTTGGGCCATTAAATTGTATCCACAACTTAAGAATATATCTTACCCATTTAATGGAGAAACAACTAATATTGAACAATTGGTAAAGTCTAAACCAGATATAGCATTTTTACGTAAAGGCGACAGTGTACAAAAAGTTAAAGAAGCAGGTATACCTGTAGTTATGATTGATTATAAACATAATAGCATAGAAGACATAATAAATAGTGTCGTTATAACAGGTAAAGTGCTAGGAGAAAATGAATATAAGAAAGCAGAACAGTATAAAGATTATTTTAACAAAAATATAAGTAGAGTATCTTCTATAACGTCTAAAATACCTGAAAATGAAAGACCTAAGGTAATTTATCTATCTGTGCAAAATCAAAGTATTTCAGTATGGGGGAGAAACATGCCTCAAAATGAAACTATAAATATGGTAGGAGCAATAAATGAAGCAGCGAATGAAGTAGATGGATATAAAGAAGTTTCCATGGAGCAAATGCTTAAGTGGGATCCAGATGAGATAATAGTAGATGGGAATCTTAAAAAAAGTAAAGTAGCAAAAAATCCTTCATGGAGCCAATTAAAGGCAGTAAAAGACAATAAAGTATTTGTAAGTCCTAGTGGTGTCTTTTCATGGGCAAGACTTGGAACAGAATCAGCACTGCAATTATTATGGATGGCTAAGAACATATATCCCCAAAAATTTCAAGATATTGATATTGGAAAAGAAACAAAATATTTTTATAAAAATTTCTTTGAATATGAATTAAAGGATAATGAGGTTAAAGAAATACTAAATTGTGAAAATCCAATTTAA
- a CDS encoding GTP-binding protein, giving the protein MRLITVSGPPSSGKTSVILKTIQYLKLKKLNVGVIKFDCLSTFDDILYKKADIPVKVGLSGNLCPDHFYISNINDCVSWGCKNNLDLLISESAGLCNRCSPHIKGVLAICVIDNLSGINTPKKVGPMLKLADIIVITKGDIVSQAEREVFYFKVKQSNPKASIFCVNGITGQGAYDLSESLKNASEVNNLEGEMLRFTMPSALCPYCVGERKIGKDYEKGNVKKMNLGDAI; this is encoded by the coding sequence ATGAGATTAATTACCGTTTCAGGTCCACCTTCATCTGGAAAGACATCCGTAATTTTAAAAACTATACAGTATTTGAAGTTAAAAAAGCTAAATGTAGGTGTAATAAAATTTGATTGTCTTTCTACATTTGATGATATTTTATATAAAAAAGCAGATATTCCAGTGAAAGTAGGACTCTCTGGAAATTTATGTCCTGATCACTTCTATATAAGTAATATTAATGATTGTGTAAGTTGGGGATGTAAAAACAATTTGGATTTATTAATTAGCGAAAGTGCAGGATTATGTAACAGATGTTCGCCTCATATAAAAGGTGTCCTTGCCATATGTGTAATAGATAATCTCTCTGGAATAAATACACCTAAAAAAGTGGGCCCTATGCTAAAATTAGCTGACATTATAGTTATAACTAAAGGAGATATTGTATCTCAAGCAGAAAGAGAGGTGTTTTATTTTAAGGTAAAGCAATCTAATCCAAAAGCTTCAATTTTTTGTGTGAATGGTATAACGGGACAGGGAGCTTATGACTTAAGTGAAAGTTTAAAAAATGCTTCAGAAGTAAATAACTTAGAAGGAGAAATGTTAAGGTTCACTATGCCCTCCGCACTTTGTCCTTATTGTGTAGGTGAAAGGAAGATAGGCAAGGATTATGAAAAGGGAAATGTAAAAAAAATGAATTTGGGGGATGCCATATAA
- a CDS encoding ATP-binding cassette domain-containing protein, giving the protein MKDKVISIPIKHLIKEDSYIEDFFTSIGIKNYNNECTLEQIVETLTDEFIDDCGLDREEILNHFQLFVEKMEELKLKSESHIEYITIIGGHDKSGKNENINITVKPGEIISLVGPTGAGKSRLLADIECIAQKDTQTGRQVLINGKVPEIDKRFSMDNKLVVQLSQNMNFVMDLTVKEFITMHAESRMIHKVEDTVKAIIECANELAGEKFSYDVPVTQLSGGQSRSLMVADTALLSISPIVLIDEIENAGIDRGKAIELLVKKEKIVFMSTHDPILALMGNKRIVIKNGGINKIIETNYAERKNLQLLKKFDIKMTKLRNTIRSGEVIDFDVNEYLCDL; this is encoded by the coding sequence ATGAAGGATAAAGTTATATCAATTCCTATAAAACACTTAATAAAAGAAGACTCATATATAGAAGACTTTTTTACATCAATTGGAATTAAAAATTATAACAATGAGTGCACATTAGAACAAATAGTAGAAACACTTACAGATGAATTTATTGATGACTGCGGACTTGATAGAGAAGAGATATTAAACCATTTTCAATTGTTTGTTGAGAAAATGGAAGAGTTAAAATTAAAATCAGAAAGTCACATTGAATATATAACTATTATAGGAGGACATGACAAGTCAGGAAAAAATGAAAATATAAATATCACAGTAAAGCCTGGCGAAATCATATCTTTAGTTGGACCTACAGGAGCTGGTAAAAGCAGACTGTTAGCGGATATTGAATGTATTGCACAGAAGGATACTCAAACGGGTAGGCAGGTACTTATAAATGGGAAAGTACCTGAAATAGATAAAAGATTTTCTATGGACAATAAGCTAGTGGTACAGCTTTCTCAAAATATGAATTTTGTAATGGATTTAACGGTTAAGGAATTCATTACAATGCATGCAGAAAGCAGGATGATACATAAAGTAGAAGATACGGTTAAAGCAATAATTGAATGTGCCAATGAACTTGCCGGTGAAAAGTTTTCTTATGATGTACCTGTTACACAATTGAGCGGAGGTCAATCAAGGTCACTGATGGTTGCGGATACAGCACTATTAAGTATATCTCCTATAGTTTTAATTGACGAAATAGAAAACGCAGGTATTGATAGGGGAAAAGCAATAGAATTACTAGTGAAAAAGGAAAAAATAGTTTTTATGTCTACTCATGATCCTATATTAGCTCTTATGGGCAATAAGAGAATTGTTATAAAAAATGGAGGAATAAATAAAATAATTGAAACTAATTATGCTGAACGAAAAAATCTTCAGTTGCTTAAAAAATTTGATATAAAAATGACAAAACTTAGAAATACAATACGCAGCGGAGAGGTTATTGATTTTGATGTAAATGAATATTTATGTGATTTATAA